From the Rhodoferax mekongensis genome, one window contains:
- a CDS encoding DMT family transporter — protein MSVNPTTPPSPAAKTWVFDFVLLAAIWGASFLFMRTSGKAFGALPTAGLRVCIASLFLLPLLTLRGQLPALRRHWKLCFTVGVLNSAIPFACLSWALLSISTGLSALLNATVPLFGAAIAWWWLGDKLQGSRVLGLVVGFVGVALLALNRDAAGASGAGSSALAVIACLTACLFYGISASFTRRFLPGVPSLVLATGSQLGASLALLPLTLWAWPTDPAPLQAWGAVIALGVVCTGLAYVIFFRLIERTGPSRALSVTYAIPVFAILYGVVLLGESVTLWMGLCGAVIMLGTSLSTGLLSWGKAPLPPGD, from the coding sequence GTGAGCGTCAACCCCACCACCCCACCCTCGCCCGCCGCCAAGACGTGGGTTTTCGATTTTGTGCTGCTGGCCGCCATTTGGGGCGCGTCCTTCTTGTTCATGCGCACCAGCGGCAAGGCGTTTGGTGCATTGCCCACTGCGGGTTTGCGTGTGTGTATTGCCAGCCTGTTTCTTCTGCCCTTGCTCACGCTGCGAGGCCAGTTGCCCGCTCTGCGCCGCCATTGGAAGTTGTGCTTTACGGTGGGGGTGCTGAACTCCGCGATACCTTTTGCCTGCCTTTCTTGGGCGCTGCTGTCCATTTCCACCGGCTTGTCGGCCCTGCTCAACGCCACCGTGCCCTTGTTCGGTGCCGCTATCGCATGGTGGTGGTTGGGAGACAAATTGCAGGGCTCCCGCGTGCTGGGTCTGGTGGTTGGCTTTGTGGGGGTGGCCCTGTTGGCACTGAACCGTGATGCCGCCGGTGCTTCCGGGGCAGGCTCCAGCGCCTTGGCCGTGATCGCCTGTTTAACGGCCTGCCTGTTCTATGGCATTTCAGCCAGCTTCACCCGCCGCTTTTTGCCGGGCGTGCCGTCTTTGGTCCTCGCAACCGGCAGCCAATTGGGGGCTTCTTTGGCCTTGTTGCCTTTGACCCTTTGGGCGTGGCCTACGGACCCCGCGCCCTTGCAGGCCTGGGGCGCAGTGATTGCGCTGGGCGTGGTGTGCACCGGCTTGGCCTATGTGATTTTCTTCAGGCTGATCGAGCGCACTGGCCCCTCGCGCGCACTGTCCGTCACCTATGCCATTCCGGTGTTCGCCATCCTGTACGGCGTCGTGCTGCTTGGTGAATCGGTCACCCTGTGGATGGGCCTGTGCGGGGCGGTCATCATGCTGGGCACTTCGCTCTCCACGGGCTTATTGTCGTGGGGTAAAGCGCCCTTGCCGCCGGGGGACTAA
- the gltX gene encoding glutamate--tRNA ligase, with protein MSKIRTRIAPSPTGFLHLGTARTALYSWAYARHFGGEFVLRIEDTDVARSTQDSVDQILESMRWLGLEYDEGPVYQMQRLERYKAVVEQLIAEGKAYYCYSTPEELDAVREAKKARGEKALYDGTWRPAPGKTLPAIPEGVKPVVRFCNPQEGDVTWNDLVKGPITISNREIDDLIIVRTDGIPTYNFAVVVDDWDMQISHVFRGDEHINNTPWQINIFNALGAPLPEFGHCPVILGDDGQKLSKRRGAVSVTAYEEGGYLPEAMLNYLARLGWSHGDEELFSREQLVSWFDGTHLNKSPAQWDPAKLLWVNAHYIKQADNTRLAKLVAVQLAKLGVELPAETVNTHLPQLCALLKDRCDTTVALAQWASKFYADVQVDAAERAQHVTDAVKPAIATLAEKLAACAWDKASIAAVIKEVLAAHSLKMPQLAMPVRVLVMGTAQTPSLDAVLELSGRTKVLDRLAKA; from the coding sequence ATGAGCAAAATCCGCACTCGTATTGCCCCTTCGCCCACCGGATTTCTGCACCTGGGCACTGCCCGCACCGCGCTGTATTCCTGGGCCTATGCCCGCCACTTCGGTGGTGAGTTTGTGCTGCGCATTGAAGACACCGACGTAGCCCGATCCACCCAGGATTCGGTGGACCAGATTCTGGAATCCATGCGCTGGCTGGGGCTGGAGTACGACGAAGGCCCGGTGTACCAGATGCAGCGCCTGGAGCGCTACAAGGCCGTGGTGGAGCAGCTGATTGCAGAAGGCAAGGCCTACTACTGCTACAGCACACCCGAAGAACTGGATGCCGTGCGCGAAGCCAAAAAGGCCCGCGGGGAAAAGGCGCTGTATGACGGCACCTGGCGCCCCGCACCCGGCAAAACCTTGCCGGCCATTCCCGAAGGCGTCAAACCTGTGGTGCGCTTTTGCAATCCACAAGAGGGTGACGTGACCTGGAATGACCTGGTCAAAGGCCCCATCACCATCAGCAACCGCGAGATTGATGACCTCATCATTGTGCGCACCGATGGCATTCCTACCTACAACTTTGCTGTGGTGGTGGACGACTGGGATATGCAAATCAGCCATGTGTTCCGTGGCGATGAGCACATCAACAACACACCGTGGCAGATCAATATTTTTAATGCGCTCGGTGCGCCTTTGCCTGAGTTCGGCCACTGCCCGGTGATTCTGGGTGATGACGGCCAGAAGCTGTCCAAGCGCCGTGGCGCAGTGAGCGTGACTGCCTATGAAGAGGGCGGTTACCTGCCCGAAGCCATGTTGAACTACCTGGCCCGCTTGGGCTGGAGCCATGGCGACGAAGAGCTGTTCAGCCGCGAGCAGCTGGTGAGCTGGTTCGACGGTACCCACCTGAACAAGAGCCCCGCACAGTGGGACCCCGCCAAGTTGCTGTGGGTCAATGCCCATTACATCAAGCAGGCGGACAACACCCGCCTCGCCAAATTGGTGGCGGTGCAACTGGCCAAGCTGGGCGTGGAACTGCCCGCAGAGACGGTGAACACCCACTTGCCCCAACTGTGCGCCTTGCTCAAGGACCGTTGCGACACCACCGTGGCTTTGGCCCAGTGGGCGTCGAAGTTCTATGCCGATGTGCAAGTCGACGCTGCAGAACGGGCCCAGCATGTGACCGACGCCGTCAAACCCGCCATCGCCACGCTGGCAGAGAAACTCGCAGCGTGCGCGTGGGACAAGGCTTCCATTGCTGCAGTCATCAAGGAAGTGTTGGCCGCACACAGCCTGAAGATGCCGCAACTGGCCATGCCGGTTCGTGTGCTGGTCATGGGTACTGCGCAAACGCCTTCGCTGGATGCCGTGTTGGAACTCAGCGGCAGAACAAAAGTTTTGGATCGGCTTGCTAAAGCCTGA
- a CDS encoding methylated-DNA--[protein]-cysteine S-methyltransferase has translation MKIPTTARLSRWISPLGPMLLAGHDAGLLGVWFDAQKHYPDIAELPFAPHPSTKEAQAQLAAYFAGEQTRFSMTLDFSSGTVFQQTVWQALLAIPCGVTISYSTLSQQIGKPAAVRAVAAAVGRNPLSIVVPCHRVLGSNGSLTGYAGGLDRKAALLNLEQRKP, from the coding sequence ATGAAAATCCCCACTACCGCACGCCTGTCCCGCTGGATCAGCCCCTTGGGCCCCATGCTGCTCGCGGGCCATGATGCCGGACTGCTCGGCGTCTGGTTCGATGCGCAGAAGCACTACCCGGACATCGCCGAACTGCCATTCGCTCCTCACCCGAGTACCAAGGAAGCGCAGGCGCAACTGGCCGCCTACTTCGCCGGTGAGCAAACCCGTTTTTCAATGACGCTGGACTTCAGCAGCGGGACCGTATTTCAGCAAACCGTCTGGCAAGCGCTATTGGCGATTCCCTGCGGCGTTACCATCAGCTACTCCACCTTGAGCCAGCAGATCGGCAAGCCTGCCGCCGTACGTGCGGTGGCTGCTGCGGTGGGGCGTAACCCCTTGAGCATCGTGGTGCCCTGCCACCGCGTGCTGGGCAGCAACGGCAGCTTGACCGGGTATGCCGGTGGCCTGGACCGCAAGGCAGCATTACTGAACCTCGAACAACGAAAGCCCTGA
- a CDS encoding phosphomannomutase/phosphoglucomutase — translation MHLSPRIFKAYDIRGTVPSTLSPEVAHLLGRAFGALVREQGGGAVAVGRDGRLSSPALAEALISGLSVAGMQVIDIGLSTTPQLYFATHTLCPHGIQVTGSHNPKDDNGFKMVLHRQALYGDAVQDVRQRMEALLASALDSETALPAEPLQTTDVLPSYLERIVQDIQLARPMKVVLDSGNGVAGASAPAVLRAIGCEVQELHSAVDGHFPHHHPDPSRPENLTDLVRALREGDAELGLALDGDGDRVAVVTRDGTTIHTDRQLMLLAPDVLTRHPGAAVVFDAKCSQGLAPVIEAAGGVPVMDRTGHSLIKAKMRTLNSPLGGEISGHLFFGDRWFGFDDGTYAACRLLEILSRSADANAVLHALPDSHITPELHIACREGEAHALVEQILATLTLDADARLHTVDGLRVDWPDGFGLLRASNTTPVLVMRCEGRTPEALARIQTLLMEWVRRIQPHAALVEASH, via the coding sequence ATGCACCTGTCCCCCCGAATTTTCAAAGCCTACGACATCCGCGGTACCGTGCCTTCCACGCTGTCGCCGGAGGTGGCGCATTTGCTGGGCCGTGCCTTCGGTGCGCTGGTGCGCGAGCAGGGTGGCGGTGCGGTGGCGGTGGGCCGCGATGGGCGCTTGAGCAGCCCTGCTTTGGCAGAGGCTCTGATTTCTGGCCTGTCAGTGGCAGGCATGCAGGTCATTGACATCGGCCTGAGCACCACGCCCCAGCTGTATTTCGCGACTCACACCCTGTGCCCGCACGGCATCCAGGTGACCGGCAGCCACAACCCCAAGGACGACAACGGCTTCAAGATGGTGCTGCACCGCCAGGCCTTGTATGGCGACGCGGTGCAGGACGTGCGCCAACGCATGGAGGCGCTGCTGGCGAGCGCGCTGGACAGTGAGACAGCCTTGCCCGCAGAGCCTCTGCAGACGACCGATGTGCTGCCCTCGTACCTTGAACGCATAGTCCAAGACATTCAACTGGCCCGCCCCATGAAGGTGGTGCTGGACAGTGGCAACGGCGTGGCCGGCGCCAGCGCGCCTGCGGTGCTGCGCGCTATTGGCTGCGAGGTGCAGGAACTGCACAGCGCGGTGGACGGGCATTTTCCTCACCACCACCCTGACCCCAGCCGCCCCGAGAACCTGACGGACCTGGTGCGCGCTTTGCGCGAGGGCGATGCCGAGCTGGGCTTGGCCTTGGATGGCGATGGCGACCGCGTGGCCGTGGTCACTCGCGATGGAACAACCATCCATACCGACCGGCAGCTGATGCTGCTCGCCCCCGATGTGCTGACGCGCCACCCCGGTGCGGCAGTCGTGTTCGATGCCAAATGCAGCCAAGGCCTGGCGCCTGTGATTGAAGCCGCTGGCGGCGTGCCGGTGATGGACCGCACCGGCCACTCGCTGATCAAAGCCAAGATGCGCACCTTGAATTCGCCCCTGGGCGGCGAGATCAGCGGCCACCTGTTTTTTGGCGACCGCTGGTTCGGCTTTGATGACGGTACTTATGCCGCTTGTCGCTTGCTGGAAATCTTGAGCCGCAGTGCAGACGCCAACGCCGTGCTGCACGCGCTGCCGGACAGCCACATCACCCCCGAGCTGCACATCGCCTGCCGGGAGGGCGAAGCCCATGCGCTGGTGGAGCAGATACTGGCCACACTCACATTGGATGCAGATGCCCGCCTCCATACCGTGGACGGCCTGCGCGTGGACTGGCCCGATGGTTTCGGCCTGCTGCGCGCATCCAACACCACCCCGGTGCTGGTGATGCGCTGCGAAGGCCGCACGCCCGAAGCACTGGCCCGCATTCAGACGCTGCTGATGGAATGGGTGCGACGCATCCAGCCTCATGCCGCATTGGTGGAGGCTTCGCATTGA
- a CDS encoding DUF1345 domain-containing protein — MWIHRLSRTTGHQRLVVGACVGAGVAAIPSPWTLELQVLVAWIAGATAYLVLAWRLAMVFDADSTRSRTQSQDQPSVIWFSLLLLSAFASVAAIAMLLSNSREMALLARVGHVLVSLLALVSSWLLMQCIFAFRYAHLYYQTELKGHPAGGGLQFPGVLPPDYFDFLYYAHVVGMTSQVSDVVVTSRPMRHLTLLHSLAAFAFNMMVLALSVNVMAGLL, encoded by the coding sequence ATGTGGATCCACCGACTTTCCCGCACAACCGGTCATCAACGCCTCGTAGTGGGTGCCTGCGTGGGTGCAGGCGTGGCTGCGATCCCAAGTCCTTGGACCTTGGAACTGCAAGTACTCGTAGCTTGGATCGCAGGCGCCACGGCCTACCTGGTGTTGGCGTGGCGCTTGGCCATGGTGTTTGATGCGGACAGCACGCGCTCACGTACACAGTCTCAGGACCAGCCCAGCGTGATCTGGTTCAGCCTCTTGCTCTTGTCTGCGTTTGCGAGTGTGGCGGCCATCGCCATGCTTTTGTCCAACAGCCGTGAGATGGCCTTGCTGGCCCGTGTGGGCCATGTGCTGGTGTCTCTGCTGGCGCTGGTGAGCTCCTGGTTGTTGATGCAATGCATCTTTGCCTTCCGCTATGCGCATCTGTATTACCAGACCGAGCTCAAAGGCCACCCCGCGGGTGGTGGGCTGCAGTTTCCGGGTGTTCTGCCACCGGACTATTTCGATTTTTTGTACTACGCCCACGTGGTGGGCATGACGTCCCAGGTGTCTGATGTGGTGGTGACCTCCCGGCCCATGCGCCACCTCACCCTGTTGCACAGTCTGGCGGCCTTTGCCTTCAACATGATGGTCTTGGCCTTGAGTGTGAACGTCATGGCCGGACTGCTTTAG
- the waaC gene encoding lipopolysaccharide heptosyltransferase I — protein MKAPHKILIVKLSSLGDVVHTMPAVQDLRAAFPHARIDWVVERGFAPLAARCEGVARVIPCDIRAWSKRPLAAATRAAWRTFKADLQQDAYDAVIDLQGLSKSALVAWLARTTPDGRRYAMANQTEGSGYEAPTRWVADTAIALEAHVHAVERGRLLCAKALGYTPADALRFGLVGQSKALSAPLPKHLGHADNPFVPRKPLVALVHGTSRVDKEWPLEHWIALGRRLNDAGFGVALPHAGARELATSQAIAAGLDEAWVLPAVGLDVLTDTLAHCAGVVGVDSGVSHIAVALDLPHVQIYNFDTAWRTGPAALDARGKPARQCSVYAEPCPDVESVWSAWEALATPVLSR, from the coding sequence TTGAAAGCGCCGCACAAGATTTTGATCGTCAAGCTCTCGTCCCTGGGCGATGTGGTGCACACCATGCCCGCAGTGCAAGACCTGAGGGCGGCATTTCCCCATGCCCGCATCGACTGGGTGGTGGAGCGCGGCTTTGCGCCCTTGGCGGCGCGCTGCGAAGGCGTGGCGCGTGTGATTCCGTGCGATATCCGCGCTTGGAGCAAAAGGCCATTGGCCGCTGCGACCCGCGCCGCCTGGCGCACCTTCAAGGCCGACCTGCAGCAAGACGCCTATGACGCAGTCATTGACCTGCAGGGTCTGAGCAAATCCGCACTGGTGGCCTGGCTGGCTCGCACTACGCCGGACGGGCGCCGCTATGCCATGGCCAACCAGACTGAAGGCTCGGGCTACGAGGCGCCCACGCGCTGGGTGGCAGACACGGCCATTGCGCTGGAAGCCCATGTGCATGCAGTGGAGCGCGGCCGCTTGCTGTGTGCCAAGGCGCTGGGCTACACACCCGCGGATGCACTGCGTTTCGGGCTGGTAGGCCAATCCAAGGCCCTGAGCGCGCCGCTGCCCAAACACCTGGGTCATGCCGACAATCCCTTCGTGCCCCGCAAGCCGCTGGTGGCGCTGGTGCACGGCACCTCGCGGGTTGACAAGGAGTGGCCGCTGGAGCACTGGATTGCATTGGGCCGCCGATTGAATGATGCCGGCTTTGGTGTGGCCTTGCCCCACGCGGGCGCCCGCGAGCTGGCCACCAGCCAGGCCATTGCAGCCGGGCTCGACGAGGCCTGGGTGCTGCCCGCCGTGGGGCTGGATGTGCTGACCGACACCTTGGCCCACTGCGCGGGCGTGGTGGGTGTGGATAGCGGGGTGAGCCATATCGCTGTGGCGCTGGACTTGCCCCACGTGCAGATTTACAACTTTGATACCGCTTGGCGTACCGGTCCGGCGGCGCTGGATGCACGCGGCAAGCCCGCGCGGCAATGCAGCGTGTACGCAGAGCCCTGCCCCGACGTGGAGTCCGTGTGGTCGGCCTGGGAGGCGCTGGCGACACCGGTGCTCAGCCGCTAA
- a CDS encoding DNA-3-methyladenine glycosylase 2 family protein: protein MRIIPHMPSALPTAKPTPVTTADDAGRYLALQARDARFDGRFFTGVTSTGIYCRPVCRVRTPKVENCRFFERAAQAEAAGFRPCLRCRPELAPAQSAALHWTTQDASALLALQAADLIEHATQADDSPSIVVIADRLGISDRHLRRIFEAHWGLTPLSYLQTRRLLTAKQLLTDTQLPVADVAALSGFASVRRFNAAFVQHYRLQPTALRKAMRSDSHATQIGTRKGSDAQHGLATEAAVFRFQAAYRPPFNVQHLLNFFAQRSVAGVEWVDPEQGVIRRTISLQHKSTTLRGWVEARWMPDQHRVQLLISESLASALPVVLQRMHAWLDLDADPAAVDVLLCADFPHTEGMRVPGTMDGLELAVRAILGQQITVKAARTLTERLVSHCGATLTNAPQGLALCFPDAASLAAMSPDALGSLGIVKQRQQAILSLAQAVQSGALNLQPGSDVPATMAKLQSLPGIGAWTAHYIALRALRWPDAFPSGDVALQSALGVREASNPAAAADALSQRWRPWRGYATVRAWHSLSKT, encoded by the coding sequence ATGCGTATCATCCCCCACATGCCCTCCGCCTTGCCCACCGCCAAACCCACGCCAGTGACGACCGCAGACGACGCCGGCCGCTACCTGGCGTTGCAGGCGCGGGATGCGCGGTTTGACGGGCGCTTTTTCACCGGGGTGACGAGCACGGGCATTTACTGCCGGCCGGTGTGCCGGGTGCGCACGCCCAAAGTGGAAAACTGCCGCTTTTTTGAGCGTGCGGCCCAGGCCGAAGCTGCAGGCTTTCGCCCCTGCCTGCGCTGCCGCCCCGAACTTGCACCTGCGCAGAGTGCTGCCCTGCACTGGACTACGCAGGACGCCAGTGCCCTGCTCGCCCTGCAAGCGGCGGACCTGATCGAGCACGCCACTCAAGCTGACGACAGCCCCAGCATCGTTGTCATAGCGGACAGGCTAGGTATCAGCGACCGGCATTTGCGCCGCATCTTCGAGGCGCACTGGGGCCTCACACCGCTGAGCTACCTGCAAACGCGCCGCCTTTTGACTGCCAAGCAGCTGCTCACCGACACGCAGCTACCCGTGGCCGATGTGGCCGCCCTCAGCGGATTTGCCAGCGTGCGCCGCTTCAATGCGGCCTTTGTGCAGCACTACCGCTTGCAACCCACGGCACTGCGCAAGGCGATGCGTTCCGACTCCCACGCCACCCAAATTGGAACCCGAAAAGGTTCCGATGCGCAGCATGGTCTGGCGACTGAGGCTGCAGTTTTCCGTTTCCAAGCGGCCTACCGCCCGCCCTTCAACGTCCAGCACCTGCTGAACTTTTTCGCGCAACGTTCCGTTGCAGGCGTGGAGTGGGTGGACCCGGAACAAGGCGTGATCCGGCGCACTATCAGCCTCCAGCACAAGAGCACCACGCTTCGCGGTTGGGTCGAAGCGCGGTGGATGCCTGATCAGCATCGCGTGCAGCTACTCATCAGCGAGTCACTGGCCAGCGCCTTACCGGTGGTGCTCCAGCGCATGCACGCCTGGCTGGATCTGGATGCCGACCCGGCTGCGGTGGACGTGCTGCTGTGCGCGGACTTCCCCCACACCGAAGGCATGCGGGTACCCGGCACCATGGACGGCCTGGAATTGGCGGTGCGCGCCATCCTGGGCCAACAGATCACCGTCAAAGCAGCCCGCACCTTGACCGAACGGCTGGTGTCGCATTGCGGCGCCACCTTAACGAATGCGCCCCAAGGTTTGGCGCTTTGCTTTCCCGACGCTGCCTCGCTCGCCGCCATGTCGCCCGATGCCTTGGGCAGCTTAGGGATCGTCAAACAACGTCAGCAAGCCATCCTCTCTCTGGCGCAGGCGGTGCAGTCGGGCGCCCTGAACTTACAGCCTGGTAGTGATGTACCGGCCACCATGGCGAAGCTTCAGTCTCTGCCCGGTATTGGCGCATGGACCGCGCACTACATCGCCTTGCGGGCGCTGCGCTGGCCGGATGCTTTCCCTTCAGGCGATGTGGCTCTGCAGTCCGCATTGGGCGTGCGAGAAGCCAGCAACCCGGCCGCTGCGGCAGATGCGCTCTCACAACGCTGGCGCCCCTGGCGGGGTTATGCCACCGTAAGGGCGTGGCATTCACTATCAAAAACATAG
- a CDS encoding O-succinylhomoserine sulfhydrylase — MKQTHLPEGLHNDTLAVRAALERSQYGENSEALYLTSGYVQNSAASSAARFAMEEEGFTYSRVSNPTVTSMEIRLAALEGTEAAIATSSGMSAILLLGMALLKAGDHVICSQSVFGSVIPMFSREFAKFGVETTFVSQTDVEAWKAAVRPTTKLLFAETPTNPLTEVCDIQALADIAHGAGAFLAVDNCFATPVLQRPASLGADFIIHSGTKFLDGQGRVMAGAICCTQKQRDDMFLPVIRTCGMVLAPFNAWVLLKGMETLALRVKAQSETTLALAHWLEAQPQVARVYYPGLASHPQHELAMRQQSGCGGAVLSFEVKAPDVESARKNAFHVLDSMQVLSLCTNLGDTKTLAAHPASTSHGRLSEVQRQAAGIGQGLIRVAVGLDHINDITADLARGLQTI; from the coding sequence ATGAAGCAAACCCACTTACCCGAAGGCCTGCACAACGACACCCTGGCGGTGCGTGCGGCCCTGGAGCGCAGCCAGTACGGCGAAAACTCCGAAGCTCTGTACTTGACCAGCGGCTATGTGCAAAACAGCGCGGCCTCCAGCGCCGCGCGCTTTGCCATGGAGGAAGAAGGCTTTACCTACTCCCGCGTAAGCAACCCCACAGTCACCAGCATGGAAATCCGTCTGGCGGCGCTTGAAGGTACTGAAGCAGCGATTGCCACCTCGTCCGGCATGTCGGCCATTCTGTTGCTGGGCATGGCGCTGCTGAAAGCGGGCGACCACGTTATTTGTTCGCAATCGGTGTTCGGCTCGGTCATTCCGATGTTCAGCCGCGAGTTCGCCAAGTTCGGTGTGGAAACCACCTTCGTGTCGCAAACCGATGTTGAAGCTTGGAAGGCCGCAGTGCGTCCCACCACCAAGCTGCTGTTTGCAGAGACGCCCACCAACCCGCTCACGGAGGTGTGCGACATCCAGGCCTTGGCCGACATTGCACATGGCGCAGGCGCCTTCCTGGCCGTGGACAACTGTTTCGCCACACCGGTGTTGCAGCGTCCGGCCAGCTTGGGCGCTGATTTCATCATCCATTCCGGCACCAAGTTTTTGGATGGCCAGGGCCGCGTGATGGCGGGTGCGATTTGCTGCACCCAGAAGCAACGCGACGACATGTTTTTGCCCGTGATCCGCACCTGCGGCATGGTGCTCGCACCCTTCAATGCCTGGGTGTTGCTCAAGGGCATGGAAACGCTGGCCTTGCGCGTGAAAGCGCAGTCAGAGACGACCTTGGCCTTGGCCCATTGGCTGGAAGCCCAGCCGCAAGTGGCGCGCGTTTATTACCCCGGATTGGCCAGCCACCCGCAACACGAGTTGGCCATGCGCCAGCAGTCCGGCTGCGGAGGCGCCGTGTTGTCCTTTGAGGTGAAAGCACCGGACGTGGAGTCCGCGCGCAAAAACGCATTTCATGTGCTCGACAGCATGCAGGTGCTCTCGCTGTGCACCAACCTCGGCGATACCAAAACGCTGGCGGCGCATCCTGCCAGCACCTCGCACGGCCGCTTGTCGGAAGTGCAGCGTCAGGCGGCCGGCATTGGCCAAGGCCTGATTCGCGTGGCCGTGGGCCTGGACCATATCAATGACATCACCGCCGATCTGGCGCGTGGTTTGCAAACTATCTGA
- a CDS encoding 3-deoxy-D-manno-octulosonic acid transferase, producing the protein MITRALYSLLTYAAQPWVRRKLARRAQVEPLYGQWIEERFGHYADAVDLASWPAGGASGAPVVWLHAVSLGETRAAAVLLARLREALPGMRLVLTHGTATGREAGKALLQPGDVQVWQPWDTPAAVGHFLARFRPDVGLLMETEVWPNLVAGCAQRGVPLCLVNARMSDKTYQESLRLRWLAGPAYRGLHAVWAQSEADAQRLSSLGATVQGVLGNFKFDATPDAALLAQGRAWRAGAGRPVLMFASSREGEEQMLLDVLKEKWPLAPAEYARAAPETIANQSGQRTGLPFQLLVVPRHPQRFAEVAQLFADAGYTVARRSQWGEAPETADVWVGDSLGEMALYFGMAHVALLGGSFAPLGGQNLIEAAACGVPVFMGPHLFNFTEASTLAAKAGAALRCEDIAHAVAEAAATAGDTARLQGMQDAALGLGAAHRGAAEKTATEVAAVLTRTRR; encoded by the coding sequence ATGATCACGCGTGCCCTCTATTCCCTGTTGACCTATGCCGCCCAACCATGGGTGCGGCGCAAACTGGCCCGCCGTGCCCAGGTAGAGCCGCTGTATGGCCAATGGATTGAAGAGCGCTTTGGCCATTACGCCGATGCGGTTGACCTTGCCTCTTGGCCAGCAGGCGGCGCAAGTGGTGCACCAGTGGTCTGGCTGCACGCAGTGTCGCTGGGCGAAACCCGCGCTGCTGCGGTGTTGCTGGCCCGTTTGCGCGAAGCTTTGCCCGGCATGCGCCTGGTGCTCACCCACGGCACCGCGACGGGTCGTGAGGCCGGCAAGGCCTTGCTGCAGCCGGGTGACGTGCAGGTCTGGCAGCCCTGGGACACGCCTGCGGCGGTGGGCCACTTTTTGGCGCGGTTCCGGCCCGATGTCGGCTTGCTGATGGAGACCGAGGTCTGGCCCAATTTGGTGGCCGGCTGTGCACAGCGCGGCGTGCCCCTGTGTTTGGTCAACGCCCGCATGAGCGACAAAACCTACCAAGAGTCTTTGCGCCTGCGTTGGCTGGCCGGCCCTGCGTATCGTGGCCTACATGCGGTGTGGGCCCAGAGCGAAGCGGATGCGCAGCGCCTTAGCTCCTTGGGTGCGACTGTGCAGGGTGTGCTGGGTAATTTCAAGTTCGACGCTACGCCCGATGCCGCGCTGCTGGCCCAAGGCCGCGCCTGGCGCGCTGGCGCGGGTCGCCCGGTGCTGATGTTTGCCAGCTCACGGGAAGGCGAAGAGCAGATGTTGCTCGATGTCTTGAAGGAAAAATGGCCCCTGGCGCCCGCAGAATATGCGCGAGCAGCTCCTGAAACCATAGCAAATCAATCAGGCCAAAGAACCGGCTTGCCGTTCCAGCTGCTGGTGGTACCCCGCCATCCGCAGCGTTTCGCAGAGGTCGCGCAGCTGTTTGCCGATGCCGGCTACACCGTGGCCCGCCGCAGCCAATGGGGCGAAGCGCCAGAGACAGCGGACGTGTGGGTGGGCGACTCGCTGGGCGAAATGGCGCTCTACTTCGGCATGGCCCATGTGGCTTTGCTGGGCGGCAGCTTTGCACCACTGGGCGGGCAGAACCTGATCGAGGCGGCGGCCTGCGGTGTGCCGGTTTTCATGGGCCCGCACCTTTTCAATTTCACCGAAGCCTCCACGCTGGCTGCCAAGGCAGGCGCCGCGCTGCGGTGCGAAGACATCGCCCACGCAGTGGCTGAAGCAGCGGCGACGGCGGGGGATACCGCCCGCTTGCAAGGCATGCAGGACGCCGCCTTGGGTTTGGGGGCTGCGCACCGGGGCGCGGCAGAGAAAACGGCCACCGAAGTGGCCGCTGTGCTTACGCGCACACGGCGCTGA